Genomic window (Sphingomonas sp. S1-29):
GCAGATCACCAAGGCCACCTTTCGCACCGACGTGATCCTCGAATATCCCCGCGAGGGTGCCGTGTGCCGGATGATATTGCCGCGCGCCAAGGTGGAAGCGGCCCCGCGAGCCAATGATTGAACGCCACCGCCGCGCAGCGGGCGCGGCGTGACCAAACTGCCGGTCGCAATCGCCGCCGAATCGACCCAGCCCGACGATTCCCCACCGCCGCGCGCCGGCTTCCTGCGCACGCTCGGCCCCGGGCTCGTTACCGGCGCGGCCGACGACGATCCCAGCGGGATCGGCACGCACAGTCAGATCGGCGCACAATTCGGCTATGGCCTCGCCTGGACCTTCGTCCTCAGCTTCCCGCTGATGGTGGTGATCCAGCAGGTCGCCGCCGAGATCGGCCGGGTCACCGGCGGCGGCATCGCCCAGAATTTACGGCGCCACTACCCGCGGCCGGTGCTCTGGACGATGGTAGTGCTGCTGCTGATCGCCAACATCGTCAATCTGGGGGCCGACCTCAGCGCCATGGGCGCGGCGATGGTGCTGCTGACCGGCGGGAATGCGGTCGCCTATACGCTGTTGTTCGGCGTGGTCTGCGTCGTGCTCGAAGTGTGGTTGAGCTATCCGCGCTACGCCGCGATCCTCAAATGGACGACGCTGTCGCTGTTCGCCTATGTCGGGGTGGTCATGGTCGCGGGGGTGCCTTGGGGCCGCGCGCTCACCGCGCTGGTGGTACCCGAACTGCAATGGAACGCAGCCTATGCGACCGCGGTCGTCGCGATCCTCGGCACCACGATCAGCCCCTATCTGTTCTTCTGGCAGGCGGGCCAGGAGATCGAGGAGCAGCGCCGCCATCACGCCAAGCCGCTGTGCATCGCCCCCAGCGAGGCCGGCCCCGAACTCCGCCGCATTCGCACCGACACGCTGGTGGGAATGGCGTTCAGCTCGATCGTATCGCTGGCGATCGTGTTCGCGACCGCCGCGACGCTCAATGCCAACGGCATCACCGACATCACCACCTCGGCGCAGGCGGCCGAGGCGCTGCGCCCGATCGCGGGCGATTTCGCCTTTGCGATGTTCGCGCTGGGGATCATCGGCACCGGGTTGCTCGCGGTGCCGATCCTGGCGGGATCGGCGGCCTATGCGGTGACCGAGATGGTGGGCAAGGCCGGAAGCCTCGACGCCAAGCCGCTCAAGGCCCGGCTGTTCTATGCAACGATCGCGCTGACGACGCTGGCGGGCGCGGCGCTGACCTCGGTCGCGGTCGATCCGGTGCGCGCGCTATATTGGGCGGCGGTAGTCAATGGCGTGCTCGCCGCGCCGCTGATGGCGATGATGATGCTGATCGTCCGCAACAAGCGCGCGATGGGGCGGCTGACGCTGTCGCCGATCGCGACGCTGATGGGGTGGATCGCCACGCTGGTGATGGCGGCGGCATCGGCGCTGTTCTTCGCCTTCACGCTGTAGCGGTTACGCCATCGCCGCGCAGCGGCTACGCCATCGCCGCGAGCAGTTCGTCGAGCGGCACCGTCGCGAAGGCCGTGAAGGAATCGGCGACGCCATAGGGCAGCCACAGCGCGCGGCCGAGCACGATCGCGCCGCAGCTATAGACGACATTGGGTACATATCCCTCGCGCGTGTCGTTGCTCGGGCGGATCAGCGGCCGCGTCGAGCGCGCGATCAGCTTCGACGGATCGTGCTTGTCGAGCAGGCACGCGCCCAAGCAATAATTGCGGATCGGCCCGACGCCATGGGTGATGACCAGCCAGCCCTCGTCGATCTCGATCGGCGAGCCGCAATTGCCGATCTGGATGAACTCCCACGACCAGCGCGGTGACACGATCACGCTGCCGCGGTCCCAGCGATATAGGTCGTCCGATTTGAGCAGCCAGATATTCTCGTGATCGTGGCGCCCCAGCATCGCATATTGCCCGTCGATCCTGCGCGGGAACAGCGCCATGCCCTTGCTGGCGCTGAGGCTGCCGCGCAGCGCGGCGAGCTCGAAGGTGACGAAATCATCGGTGCGCAGCAGTTCCTGGCGCACGGTTTCGCCGCTGAAGGCGGTGTAGGTGCCGATATAGGTGGCGCGCCCGTCATCGTCGGTGAAACGAACCAGCCGCAGATCCTCGATCCCGTGACGCTGCTGGAAGCTGATCGGGAAGATGACGACCTGCGCGATATCCCCGGCGGGGCCGTAATCGAGCCGGAGCGCGGGATCGTCGGGCCGATCGCCGGCGATGCGATCGATGATCGGCGAGGTCGCCCAGCGATCGAGCGGGTCGACGGCGATGGTACCTTGCGCGCTGATCTGGCCGGTCCGGAAGCTGACCG
Coding sequences:
- a CDS encoding NRAMP family divalent metal transporter, producing MTKLPVAIAAESTQPDDSPPPRAGFLRTLGPGLVTGAADDDPSGIGTHSQIGAQFGYGLAWTFVLSFPLMVVIQQVAAEIGRVTGGGIAQNLRRHYPRPVLWTMVVLLLIANIVNLGADLSAMGAAMVLLTGGNAVAYTLLFGVVCVVLEVWLSYPRYAAILKWTTLSLFAYVGVVMVAGVPWGRALTALVVPELQWNAAYATAVVAILGTTISPYLFFWQAGQEIEEQRRHHAKPLCIAPSEAGPELRRIRTDTLVGMAFSSIVSLAIVFATAATLNANGITDITTSAQAAEALRPIAGDFAFAMFALGIIGTGLLAVPILAGSAAYAVTEMVGKAGSLDAKPLKARLFYATIALTTLAGAALTSVAVDPVRALYWAAVVNGVLAAPLMAMMMLIVRNKRAMGRLTLSPIATLMGWIATLVMAAASALFFAFTL
- a CDS encoding glycoside hydrolase family 130 protein — translated: MPAVIPRGDPIDADLMTRIDLELCPAPARVVLRPFVPAESAIDADPRDGSRVEHILRHVLALDRAGLDAELDWVVTSLATRHRDVERLLQRRFEEMADRFLAGRSVSPRQALLAGAYFAEEYAFEAVALFNPSIVAHPDQSGVEPGALRFVLSLRGVGEGHVSSVSFRTGQISAQGTIAVDPLDRWATSPIIDRIAGDRPDDPALRLDYGPAGDIAQVVIFPISFQQRHGIEDLRLVRFTDDDGRATYIGTYTAFSGETVRQELLRTDDFVTFELAALRGSLSASKGMALFPRRIDGQYAMLGRHDHENIWLLKSDDLYRWDRGSVIVSPRWSWEFIQIGNCGSPIEIDEGWLVITHGVGPIRNYCLGACLLDKHDPSKLIARSTRPLIRPSNDTREGYVPNVVYSCGAIVLGRALWLPYGVADSFTAFATVPLDELLAAMA